From a region of the Betta splendens chromosome 5, fBetSpl5.4, whole genome shotgun sequence genome:
- the LOC114856007 gene encoding red-sensitive opsin-like: MAEKWEEPVFAARRHYDDTTRESMFTYTNSNNTRGPFEGPNYHIAPRWVYNLATVWMCFVVVASTFTNGLVLVATAKFKKLRHPLNWILVNLAVADLVETLFASTISVCNQFFGYFILGHPMCMFEGFIVSTSGIAALWSLVVISWERWVVVCKPFGNTKFDAKLAIAGIVFSWAWSAAWCACPLFGWSRFWPHGLKTSCGPDVFSGNDDPGCRSYMVWLMITCCIIPLGIIIVCYIAVWWAIHSVAMQQKESESTQKAEREVSRMVLVMIFAYCFCWGPYTFFVCWGTAYPGYAFHPLMAALPAYFAKSATIYNPIIYVFMNRQFRSCIMQLFGKQVDDGSEVSSTSKTEVSSVAPA; encoded by the exons ATGGCAGAAAAGTGGGAAGAACCAGTGTTTGCTGCGAGGCGTCACTATGACGATACAACAAGAGAGTCTATGTTTACTTACACAAACAGCAATAATACCAGAG GTCCTTTTGAGGGTCCTAATTACCACATTGCTCCTCGATGGGTTTACAATCTGGCAACGGTTTGGATGTGTTTTGTGGTTGTCGCATCAACCTTCACCAATGGTCTCGTCTTGGTCGCCACAGCAAAATTCAAGAAACTCCGCCACCCTCTGAATTGGATCTTGGTCAATCTTGCAGTTGCTGATCTTGTAGAGACACTTTTTGCCAGCACCATCAGCGTATGCAACCAGTTTTTCGGGTACTTTATTCTGGGACACCCCATGTGCATGTTTGAAGGTTTTATTGTCTCAACTAGTG GTATTGCggctctctggtctctggttgTCATCTCATGGGAAAGGTGGGTCGTCGTGTGCAAACCATTTGGAAACACAAAGTTTGATGCTAAATTGGCTATAGCTGGTATTGTCTTCTCTTGGGCCTGGTCAGCAGCGTGGTGTGCTTGTCCCCTCTTTGGCTGGAGCAG ATTCTGGCCTCATGGACTGAAAACCTCTTGTGGGCCTGATGTATTCAGTGGAAATGATGATCCTGGATGCCGGTCCTACATGGTCTGGCTTATGATTACATGTTGTATTATACCCCTGGGAATCATCATCGTGTGCTATATTGCCGTCTGGTGGGCTATTCATTCA GTTGCCATGCAACAGAAGGAATCAGAATCAACCCAGAAAGCTGAGAGAGAAGTATCCAGGATGGTCCTTGTCATGATTTTTGCATACTGTTTCTGCTGGGGACCTTACACCTTTTTTGTCTGCTGGGGTACGGCTTACCCTGGATATGCCTTCCATCCTCTGATGGCTGCCTTGCCTGCGTACTTTGCCAAGAGCGCCACCATATACAACCCAATCATCTATGTATTCATGAACAGACAG TTTCGCTCATGCATCATGCAGCTCTTTGGCAAACAAGTGGACGATGGCTCTGAAGTATCTTCTACATCAAAGACAGAGGTTTCCTCTGTGGCTCCTGCATAA
- the LOC114855766 gene encoding red-sensitive opsin-like → MAKNWGEPVFAARRQYDDTTTESMFTYTNSNNTRGPFEGPNYHIAPRWVYNLATLWMCFVVIASSFTNGLVLAATAKFKKLRHPLNWILVNLALADLIETLFASTISVCNQFFGYFILGHPMCMFEGFIVSTSGCSALWSLVVISWERWVVVCKPFGNTKFDAKLAIAGIVFSWAWSAAWCACPLFGWSRFWPHGLKTSCGPDVFSGNSDPGCRSYMVWLMITNCIIPLGIIIVCYIAVWWAIHSVAMQQKESESTQKAEREVSRMVLVMIFAYCFCWGPYTFFVCWGTAYPGYAFHPLMAALPAYFAKSATIYNPIIYVFMNRQFRSCIMQLFGKQVDDGSEVSTSKTEVSSVAPA, encoded by the exons ATGGCAAAAAATTGGGGAGAACCAGTGTTTGCTGCGAGGCGACAATATGACGATACAACAACAGAGTCTATGTTTACTTACACAAACAGCAATAATACCAGAG GTCCTTTTGAGGGTCCTAATTACCACATTGCTCCTCGATGGGTTTACAACCTTGCAACCCTCTGGATGTGTTTTGTGGTCATTGCATCGTCCTTCACCAACGGTCTCGTTTTGGCTGCCACAGCAAAATTCAAGAAACTCCGCCACCCTCTGAATTGGATCTTGGTCAATCTTGCACTTGCTGATCTTATAGAGACACTTTTTGCCAGCACCATCAGCGTATGCAACCAGTTTTTTGGTTACTTTATTCTGGGACACCCCATGTGCATGTTTGAAGGTTTTATTGTCTCAACTAGTG GTTGCAGtgctctctggtctctggttgTCATCTCATGGGAGAGGTGGGTTGTTGTGTGCAAACCATTTGGAAACACAAAGTTTGATGCTAAATTGGCTATAGCTGGGATTGTCTTCTCTTGGGCCTGGTCAGCAGCGTGGTGTGCTTGTCCCCTCTTTGGCTGGAGCAG ATTCTGGCCTCATGGACTGAAGACTTCCTGTGGGCCTGATGTATTCAGTGGAAATTCAGATCCTGGATGCCGGTCCTACATGGTCTGGCTTATGATTACAAACTGTATTATTCCCCTGGGAATCATCATCGTGTGCTATATTGCCGTCTGGTGGGCTATTCATTCA GTTGCCATGCAACAGAAGGAATCAGAATCAACCCAGAAAGCTGAGAGAGAAGTATCCAGGATGGTCCTTGTCATGATTTTTGCATACTGTTTCTGCTGGGGACCTTACACCTTTTTTGTCTGCTGGGGTACGGCTTACCCTGGATATGCCTTCCATCCTCTGATGGCTGCCTTGCCTGCGTACTTTGCCAAGAGCGCCACCATCTACAACCCAATCATCTATGTATTCATGAACAGACAG TTTCGCTCATGCATCATGCAGCTCTTCGGCAAACAAGTGGACGATGGCTCTGAAGTATCTACATCAAAGACAGAGGTTTCCTCTGTGGCTCCTGCATAA
- the gnl3l gene encoding guanine nucleotide-binding protein-like 3-like protein produces the protein MSKAKQKRAKRLGFLGKCKAQKCDSSGRKKITEQSFVKHVKDQRRPEEIRKQRLQDLQEKQKMSREREMMKRRNLQSFQSDILQRQRAFEQRETEMQSLEGNLNFENENSRKAYYREFRKVVEAADVILEVLDARDPLGCRCPQVEQAVIQSGLNKKIVLVLNKIDLVSKDIVEKWIKYLRNEFPTVAFKASTQQQNKNLKRSSVPVTQATTELLSSSACIGADCLMKLLGNYCRNLDIKTAITVGVVGFPNVGKSSLINSLKRARACNVGATPGVTKCLQEVHLDKHIKLLDCPGIVMATSTSDAAMILRNCVKIEQLVDPLPPVEAILRRCNKAQIMEHYSVPDFHTALEFLALLARRQGKLRKGGLPDTDKAAKSVLMDWTGGRISYFTHPPETHTLPTHISAEIVTEMGKAFDWDELEKGNEEVLAESSCPDVQMGFCMETTGMTQGGQSQGVCYLEMDRGCLEDTALKGETESMEDDQDPEFGPMTVEIKSQKSKTCQPANETAARAPDLKDIFSVDPLQQGQALLAACKKRKKKQKRAEKIATKLSDILTSSMDFSFADH, from the exons ATGTCTAAAGCTA AACAAAAACGGGCTAAACGCCTAGGCTTCCTCGGCAAGTGTAAG GCTCAAAAGTGTGATTCGTCCGGACGGAAAAAGATTACAGAGCAGTCGTTTGTGAAACATGTCAAAGACCAGAGGAGACCGGAGGAAATCAGGAAACAAAGG CTTCAAGACCTCCAGGAAAAGCAAAAAATGTCCAGAGAACGAGAGATGATGAAAAGGAGAAACTTGCAGAGCTTTCAGAGTGACATTCTTCAGCGACAGAGAGCGTTTGAGCAGAGG GAGACTGAAATGCAGAGTTTGGAAGGAAACCTAAATTTTGAAAATGAGAATTCAAGAAAGGCATATTACAGAGAATTCAGAAAG gTTGTAGAAGCCGCAGATGTGATTTTAGAAGTTTTGGACGCAAGGGACCCTCTTGGCTGCAGATGTCctcaggtggagcaggctgtCATTCAAAGTGGACTCAACAAAAAGATAGTTTTAGTTCTTAATAAAATTG atCTTGTCTCCAAAGACATTGTGGAGAAATGGATTAAGTATCTTCGTAATGAGTTTCCCACGGTAGCTTTTAAAGCATCTactcaacaacaaaacaagaactTG AAACGCAGCAGTGTTCCAGTGACACAGGCCACCACGGAGCTCCTCAGCAGCAGTGCCTGCATTGGTGCAGACTGTTTAATGAAGTTACTGGGCAACTACTGCCGCAACCTAGACATAAAGACAGCCATCACTGTAGGCGTAGTAG GTTTTCCTAATGTGGGAAAGAGTAGTTTGATCAACAGTCTAAAACGAGCACGAGCTTGTAACGTTGGAGCGACACCTGGTGTGACCAA GTGCCTTCAGGAGGTGCAtttggacaaacacatcaagCTTCTGGACTGCCCTGGCATCGTAATGGCAACTTCAACATCTGACGCTGCAATGATCCTTCGGAACTGTGTGAAGATCGAACAGCTGGTCGATCCCCTTCCGCCTGTTGAAGCCATCCTCCGACGCTGCAACAAGGCACAG ATCATGGAGCACTACAGCGTTCCAGACTTTCACACGGCTTTGGAGTTCTTGGCATTGCTTGCTCGGCGCCAGGGCAAACTGAGAAAGGGAGGACTGCCCGATACTGACAAGGCAGCAAAGAGTGTGTTAATGGATTGGACAGG GGGAAGAATCAGCTACTTCACACACCCTCCAGAGACACACACTCTCCCAACACACATTAGTGCTGAGATCGTTACAGAGATGGGTAAAGCTTTTGACTGGGATGAGCTGGAAAAAGGAAACGAGGAGGTTCTTGCAG AGTCATCTTGTCCTGATGTCCAAATGGGATTCTGCATGGAAACCACTGGAATGACACAGGGAGGGCAAAGTCAAGGTGTGTGTTACCTGGAAATGGACAGAGGGTGTCTGGAAGACACAGCGTTGAAAGGTGAAACCGAATCTATGGAGGACGACCAGGACCCAGAG TTTGGGCCAATGACGGTGGAGATAAAATCACAGAAGTCAAAGACATGTCAACCTGCAAATGAGACTGCAGCCAGGGCTCCGGATTTGAAGGACATCTTTAGTGTGGACCCTCTGCAGCAGGGCCAGGCACTGCTGGCTGCCtgcaagaagaggaagaaaaaacagaaaagagctG AGAAAATTGCCACCAAACTCTCAGACATTTTGACATCTTCAATGGACTTTTCATTTGCAGAccactaa
- the tfe3b gene encoding transcription factor E3b translates to MSSRVLLRQQLMREQAQEQERREAQQQASASQLRVSESTPAISVTMPPNAPRPPPAQVPVEVLKVQTHLENPTKYHIQQAQRQQVKQYLSTTLGNKAVTQTMGVVPQSSSAPEVAPTASSAPNSPMALLNIGSNKEEIDDVIDDIISLESSFNDDIITLIDSGLQLPSTLPGNLLDVYHSPGMAAPTLTVSNSCPADLPQIKREITDSDAKAMLKERQKKDNHNLIERRRRFNINDRIKELGTLIPKSSDPEMRWNKGTILKASVDYIRKLQKEQQRVKDIEVRQKKLEHTNHSLLLRIQELEMQARLHGVQPDPSLLQQHAVPQSGPSLPSNTGGASNHNLLALGAMGQPLPASFLSPPSSDSPAGVTLSSPLDLGSLSFAELDDTSASALYPDVGLGDILMDEGCALSPEGVAEPLFSPLSPGASKTSSRRSSLEMDEDL, encoded by the exons ATGTCGTCCCGTGTGTTGCTGCGGCAGCAGCTGATGCGAGAACAAGCCCAGGAGCAGGAGCGACGTGAGGCCCAGCAGCAGGCCTCCGCCTCTCAGCTTCGGGTGTCTGAGTCCACTCCAGCCATCTCTGTCACGATGCCCCCAAATGCTCCCCGTCCCCCTCCAGCACAGGTGCCTGTGGAAGTGTTGAAA GTGCAGACTCACTTGGAGAACCCTACAAAGTACCACATCCAGCAGGcccagaggcagcaggtgaagcagTATCTCTCCACCACTCTGGGCAACAAGGCAGTCACTCAGACAATGGGTGTAGTGCCACAGTCCAGTTCTGCACCTGAAGTTGCCCCTACTGCCAGCAGTGCCCCCAACAGTCCCATGGCTCTGCTAAACATCGGCTCCAACAAGGAGGAA ATTGACGATGTGATTGACGACATCATTAGTCTTGAATCCAGTTTCAATGACGATATCATTACATTGATTGACTCGGGTCTTCAGCTTCCAAGCACG CTCCCAGGAAACCTGCTGGATGTATACCATAGCCCAGGAATGGCAGCACCTACTCTCACTGTCAGCAATTCCTGCCCTGCCGATCTTCCACAAATTAAAAGGGAAATTACAG ATTCAGATGCCAAAGCAATGTTGAAGGAAAGGCAGAAGAAGGACAACCACAACCTCA TTGAGAGGCGGCGTCGATTCAACATCAACGACCGTATAAAGGAGCTGGGTACTCTGATACCCAAGTCAAGTGATCC AGAGATGCGCTGGAACAAAGGCACCATTCTGAAAGCGTCTGTAGATTACATCAGGAAGTtacagaaggagcagcagagagtgaaGGACATTGAGGTTCgacagaagaagctggagcataCCAACCACAGTTTACTGCTGCGAATCCAG GAGCTGGAAATGCAGGCACGGCTTCATGGCGTCCAACCTGacccctctctgctgcagcagcacgcgGTCCCACAGAGCGGCCCATCTCTGCCCTCCAATACGGGGGGAGCTTCCAACCACAACCTGCTCGCTCTGGGAGCCATGGGACAGCCTCTGCcagcctccttcctttctccACCTTCCTCTGACTCTCCTGCGGGAGTCACCCTGAGCAGCCCCCTGGACTTGGGCAGTCTGAGCTTTGCGGAGCTCGATGACACCTCGGCGTCGGCGCTCTACCCCGACGTCGGCTTGGGAGACATTCTCATGGACGAAGGGTGCGCCTTGTCTCCAGAGGGAGTGGCTGAGCCGCTCTTTTCTCCTTTGTCACCAGGTGCCTCCAAAACCAGCAGCCGCAGGAGCAGCCTTGAAATGGACGAGGACTTGTGA
- the si:dkey-245f22.3 gene encoding uncharacterized protein si:dkey-245f22.3: protein MGDRKNDKLQLQDFESVDLKTLVRAHSVDTGLLTEASSFSEQVSTEDTELSSTDISINANKTTGTSIPAEFFGESNPKHAVTRTVSILSPSCAGTDQPKSLCALLTSSTETCTVYDVSQSFTSVSRSQDSLKVTPAHTEADREDLCAAVLMACLFCQPLDCLVATMRGCNECVWSLCSFVCGCESATIQPLMEMTHHCDLCSCLGAPCFMCDCPICDICLQATECLDLAMEVSQMLYH from the exons ATGGGCGACaggaaaaatgacaaattacaGCTTCAAGACTTCGAGTCTGTGGATTTAAAGACACTTGTGAGAGCTCACAGTGTTGATACAG gGCTTTTAACAGAAGCCAGTAGTTTTTCAGAACAGGTTTCCACTGAGGACACAGAATTATCCTCAACTGACATCTCtataaatgcaaacaaaacaacaggtaCCTCCATACCTGCAG AATTTTTTGGTGAATCCAACCCAAAGCACGCAGTGACCAGGACGGTGTCCATTCTTAGTCCGAGTTGTGCAGGTACAGACCAGCCAAAGTCGCTGTGTGCCCTGCTGACTTCCTCCACAGAAACCTGCACAGTCTATGACGTGAGCCAGTCATTTACATCAGTCAGCAGGAGCCAAGACAGCCTTAAAGTCACACCTGCCCACACCGAGGCAGACAGAGAAG ACCTTTGTGCTGCCGTCCTGATGGCCTGCCTCTTCTGCCAGCCGCTGGACTGCCTAGTGGCCACAATGAGAGGGTGTAACGAGTGCGTGTGGTCACTGTGCTCCTTTGTTTGCGGCTGCGAGTCCGCCACCATTCAGCCCCTCATGGAAATGACCCACCACTGCGACCTCTGCAGCTGCCTGGGTGCTCCCTGCTTCATGTGCGACTGTCCCATTTGTGACATCTGCCTCCAGGCTACAGAGTGCCTGGACCTCGCCATGGAGGTCTCTCAAATGCTTTATCACTAA
- the cxxc1b gene encoding CXXC-type zinc finger protein 1b, translating into MDSEMSDADPAPGPDTSSLEGENAPLYCICRKPDINCFMIGCDNCNEWFHGHCINITEKMAKAIREWYCMRCRDKNPLLEIKYRSKKNRDKDSEAERSDRQYSTPSTPDYRSERRRGSKVKRSVRMCGECEPCRRTEDCAQCDFCKDMKKFGGPNKIRQKCRFRQCEVRARKMLRVKEEELLRERRQNSRYRRRRYSDDYDSEADLYQKYKAAGLVDSMAWGSDDDDDEQPFSPVLRKKAVKVKHVKRREKKFDKKKESRRHKQKQKHKDRSRHSERGDLRDSSGHRQCLGPGCVAAARANSKYCSEECGMKLAANRIYEILPQRIQQWQQSPCIAEEHGKKQLERIRRDQQNARLRLTEMERRFHELEGIIAKAKQQAVQQDEEVNEGDSEDTDLQIFCVSCSHPVNPKVALRHMERCYAKYESQTSFGSMYPTRIEGATRLFCDVYNPQSKTYCKRLQVLCPEHSRDPKIPVDEVCGCPLVKNVFELTGEYCRVSKRKCNKHYNWEKLRRAEVDLERVRVWYKLDELFEQERNVRTAMTNRAGLLALMLHQTIQHDPVTTDLRSNKDR; encoded by the exons ATG GACAGTGAAATGTCTGACGCGGACCCTGCACCAGGGCCTGATACCAGTAGCTTGGAGGGGGAGAATGCACCGCTTTACTGTATTTGTCGGAAACCAGACATCAACTGCTTCATGAT TGGCTGTGATAACTGCAATGAGTGGTTCCATGGCCACTGTATTAACATCACTGAGAAGATGGCAAAGGCGATCCGGGAATGGTACTGCATGAGATGCAGAG ATAAAAACCCCTTGTTGGAAATTAAGTACAGATCAAAGAAAAATCGTGACAAGGACTCTGAAGCTGAAAGATCTGACAGACAGTACAGCACCCCCAGCACTCCTGACTATAGGAGTGAAAGAAGGCGTGGCTCAAAA GTGAAGCGTTCAGTGCGAATGTGTGGGGAATGTGAGCCCTGCAGAAGGACAGAGGACTGTGCCCAGTGTGATTTCTGCAAGGACATGAAGAAGTTTGGAGGCCCaaacaaaataagacagaagTGCAGGTTCAGGCAATGTGAGGTCCGAGCTAGG AAAATGCTGCGTGTGAAAGAAGAAGAACTCTTGCGAGAAAGAAGACAAAATTCCCGCTACAGACGGCGGCGGTACTCTGACGACTATGACAGCGAGGCAGATCTCTACCAGAAGTACAAGGCGGCAGGGCTTGTTGACAGCATG GCATGGggtagtgatgatgatgacgatgagcaGCCTTTCAGTCCTGTCTTGCGTAAGAAAGCTGTGAAAGTGAAGCATGTCAAGAGAAGGGAAAAGAAATTTGACAAGAAA AAGGAGTCTCGTCGCCATAAACAAAAGCAGAAGCACAAAGACAGAAGTAGACACAGTGAGAGAGGTGATTTGCGGGATAGCTCAGGGCACCGGCAGTGCCTGGGTCCCGGCTGTGTGGCGGCAGCAAGAGCCAACTCCAAATACTGTTCTGAGGAATGTGGCATGAAACTAGCTGCTAA CCGAATCTATGAGATCCTCCCCCAACGTATCCAGCAATGGCAGCAGAGTCCCTGCATCGCAGAGGAGCATGGAAAGAAGCAGCTGGAGCGCATTCGCAGGGACCAGCAGAACGCTCGGCTTCGCCTCACAGAGATGGAGCGACGTTTCCACGAGCTGGAGGGCATCATTGCCAAGGCCAAGCAGCAAGCAGTTcagcaggatgaggag GTGAATGAAGGCGACAGCGAGGATACAGACTTGCAGATTTTCTGTGTTTCTTGCAGTCATCCTGTTAATCCGAAAGTAGCACTGAGACATATGGAGAGGTGCTATGCAAAG TATGAGAGTCAGACATCATTTGGTTCCATGTATCCTACAAGAATCGAAGg AGCAACCAGGCTCTTCTGTGACGTGTACAATCCTCAAAGCAAAACGTATTGTaagaggctccaggttctatgTCCAGAACATTCTAGAGATCCCAAG ATTCCAGTGGATGAGGTGTGCGGATGTCCTCTGGTGAAGAATGTGTTCGAGCTGACGGGAGAATATTGCAGAGTCTCAAAAAGGAAATGTAACAAGCATTACAACTGGGAAAAGCTCAGGAGAGCAGAAGTGGACTTGGAACGGGTCAGGGTG TGGTACAAGCTGGATGAGCTCTTCGAGCAGGAACGTAACGTCAGGACTGCGATGACCAACAGAGCTGGTCTGCTCGCTCTAATGTTGCACCAAACTATTCAGCACGACCCTGTAACGACTGATCTCCGTAGCAACAAG